CGCCCGACACAACAACAATGTCCGCATCCAACAGCCGGGAGGCTACATTCGAGACTGCAATGGTTCTTGATCCGGTGACGAACTCTGTCGATGCCACGGTGAGATTCCAGCCCCCGGTTTCGCCGTTGGCGTTGACCCGCCATGCGCTGGTGGACCCGGAAACCAATTGGGATGTGCCGTCCAGAGTCACGGAGGAGAAGGTTACGGCCGCAGTGGTCACGACGAGTGCCCGCGCTTGGACAACGTGTGCGAGCATTGCAAGCAAGAGTATTGCTGTATATACGCCTGCTCGACTAAGAGATTTTCTCCCGGAGATCGGAAGGGCTCCAGATGGCCTCCCGGAGATCGGAAGGGTTCCAGATGGCACCGCTCGGTACGGCTGGTAACCCAGCCGCCGCGTCCCTTCATCCGCATGTTGCACATCCTCCACGACCGGCTCCGTGTGTTGGTGTCGTAACCGTCGTTCGGGCCTGTTTCGGGCCGCTGTGAATTCGATCGGTCCGAACCATTCTCGGGAACGGTCGGCTAATTCAATAGGTTAGGACCCAGTGCCCGCCGTGACCGTGATTGTCGCTGTGTAGGTTCCGCTACCGACGTATGTCTCTGCGGCAACGTCAAGCTCGAAGTCGGGCGCCATCGTGTAGGTACCCATTCCCGTGTCTGCAGCTATCGAGGTGAACTTCAGCGTTGAGACGCCTGTGGTCGGGATCGTGGTCAACGCCGTTACCGACGACGTCGGCTGGGTGTTACCCGCGGTCACGCCAATTTTGGCATCCAACAATTGGATTCTGAACTCTTGGCCGACCACGGATATGTCGATCGTTCGCAGCGGAGATCCTCCGTCGGTGAAGTCGGTCGAGTCGATCGTTAGGTTCCAACCTGCGCCGGTACCGCGACTGTCTTGCGCTGACAAGCTGTTTGATCCTGAAGCTGATGTCGATATCTGATCGGTACCATCGAGAGTGACTGAACTCAACGGCACATCGGCCACAGTTGCGGAAAGCGTTCCGCCTGACACCGTTACAGTTGCGGTTTCCGCGTACGCCAGGCCAGCGGTAACGATCACCAGGCTCAGCGCGGCGAAAGTCGCTCCGATTCTACGTTTTGTATTCACAACAGCCTCCGGTCGCGTTGTGGCTTCCACCCCCGTGGTGCCCGTGTCGGCCACAACCGCTGCAGCTTTACGACATGGTCTTGGGACTATCGCTTGGAGTTGTCGATTGGGGAGCCCTCACCAGGCCATCTGGCACCGCACCACAGCGGGGTAGTGGCACTGGCGATATAGCTTCCCCCGAGCGGAGTCCGGCAGATAGCGTGTCAGCGGGGTGGCGTTTCGGGAAGCCCGAACGCGGCGAAAAGCGCAGTATCGTCGAACCCGCAGATCGAAGATATTTTCGACCCACTAACCGTAAGAACCATGATGCCGTGGGGCCGGTGGCTCTGCGATGAGTCGAGGTAGTCAGCAAAGGCTGGCTGCCCATTCGCTCTGGTGGCGATCAGTGGTAGTGCCCCGATGTCTCCTTCAGGGTGCAACGAAGCGAAGAAGTCGGTGACGTCTTTGCGTCCCTCCCACTGCAAAGTTCGGCCGGGTGGATATCGGATCCGGACATCGAGTCAGGAACGCGATGTTATGTTGCCTGGACCTACCTACTGCTAATGACCAAATTGAACAGGCCGGCTTCGTTTGTGTTGGAATCGGATCGATAGAACTGTGCGAGGTCGGGTGCCCCGTCGTTGTCCGCGATCTTCTCGAAGCGAAGACGGAACTGGACGCTGTCTCGACTCTGTGCCACTGCCTCGCTCACGGATTTCGTCACGTCGCACTCGAGGGTTGTGCTGCCGGTCACTCGACATGCGGTTGCCTCTGCGTCGGCGGAGAGGTCGAACAACTGCGGCCCGAACTCGGAGTAAGTTATCGGCTCAATCAGCAGTGATCCGAGATCTTCAAAAGGCGCTCCGGCGGTGCTCAACACGTCGGATCTGACTATCGCCGAGACCACGTTGATGCCTTCGGGCAGTGCGAAGGTCAAGAACGTTTGCACACCGTCACCTTCGGGGAACGACGGGTTGAGGTTGTCGCCTACGAAGAGGCCTGTGCCGGTGCCGGCAAATCCGATGGGCGTGTGGCCTTCGAGTGTTCCCCCTTGGTTTGCGATGCTGAGGGTTCCAGAAGCTGTGGGGCTGGGTACCGAATCTCCTGTGGTAGTGGTTGCGGTTGTATTTCCACACGCGGCAGCGACCAGCATGAGGCCGATGATCATGCGGCTCTTAACGTACGCCATCGAGGATCCCTTCTGCAGCGTAGCGGGCGACTGATTGTTCAAGCACCGTGAGATCGGTTCCATTCGTGCCACCAAACATGAGCCTCATCGAGTCGTCGAGCACATGATGCAATCCGAAGATATGGCCCACTTCGTGGCTGCTCACGCGTTCATCGTTGACGGACGGTTCGTCGATGACGAAGAAGATTCGCGAGCCGACAGGTGTTACCCCGTTTGCTCTGCCAACGCTGCGGACATAGAACCCGTTGATACTGGCCGGGTCCGGGACAGCGATTGCTCCGATGGCCGCGGCATTGAGAAAGGGAGATGTGTCGCCTGCGGCAAGTGAGTTGAGCACGTCGCCTGGGACGCTAATCCGAGTGACGGTCTCCACGGAGAGTTCGATCCCCGCTTGACTCCAAATGGTGTTCATCCGGTTGGCGATTTCTGCGACTTCGGCTACCTGGCGTTGCGACGAGAGGGGGGATTCGGCGTCGCTATTCGCATCGTCGACAATGTATAGAGACATCGAAACGATGATGGGCTTGTAATCGGTGGCCCGTTCCTCGGTGATTGCTGCGGCACCCGTCGAGCTGCATGCGGCCGCGACGAGAGCGAAGGAAACAAGAAAGCGCATCTCACTGCAACACCCCACCGGCCGCCGCCATTTCGTGTTAGGCGAACCGGTACCAAAGTCGGAGCTGTTGCAACGATCTTTCGAACGTGGAATGACTAAGTAGCTGAAGGTTGGTCTCAGGTCGACCGCTAGAGCCTATCAGTCCGGCAGTGCGATTCGTTTGTGCAGCACCATGGATTCGGCGTGTATTGAAGCAAGGAACGGCTGATGTCCGAGAGATCGAACATGTTGAAAACAATCCCACGCTTAGGTTCCATGCCACTGCTGGTCAAGGTTTTTGTCACCGGGACTGCCGTTATGGCATTCTTGGCTCTGTTGGGTTTTGTCGTCAATCCCGACTGGGATCTCGTCAAGGTTGGCGAAGAAAACAACATTCCAACCTGGTTCTCTTCAGTGCAACTTTTTGCCATTGGTGCTGTGTTGTCGATAATTGTGGTTCGCGACGCCTCGCCAAAAAGACCGTTGACATGGACGATATCTGTCGTACCAGGGTTGTTCGTGCTGTTGTCGCTCGACGAGGTCGCCATGTTTCACGAGCGTCTTGGCGATTGGCTTAGAGGGAGCACCGACGTTGGGTCTGGGGTGCTGAGCGGTCCGTGGGTCCTCATCTTTGTTCCGGTAATCGGGTTGCTTACCGTCGCCGCCGCAATCGTGTTCCGGCCATATCTCCGAGGTCGGAGTGACGTCGTTGCACTCGCCATTGTCGGATTCGCAATGTTGGGATTCTCGGCTGTCGGGCTTGAGCTAGCCGGAAACTTTCCCGCAAGCGGATCGCTGCTCCAGAAGCTGCTCATCTTCGCCGAGGAAATCGGTGAGATGCTCGCCGCGAACATGATTCTGTGGTCGGCGGTGCTCGTGGTGCAGCACGAAGGCATCCGCATCGACCTAGGGAGCCGCCGTTCCCTGCAGCGGGTGTCGTAGGGCATTCTTTTTGCGTTTCGGGCTGAGGACGGTAGGAGGTTGTCGGCGCAGTTGAGGGTTCCTCCGGTCGCTGCGTCCCCACTTTCGTTGCGGCGGCCCGCTTCGGGCGTACAGCCATAGTTCAGCGGTCAGGTTGTAGTGGGGACAATGGATCTTGGCGCGTCATCCGGGATATGAGCGGGTCCGTTGCTTGCAAACACGCCACCGGGTGACAAGGATCGCCTCGACTAGCAAGACAATCGGCGCATGCCTCCGTGCTGATCAGAACACATTCTTTTCTTGGATGAGCTCTGCCGCAGCAGGCGGCGGTGGTTATTGCTTCGGCCCATGTCGCGACCTTCGTAGCCGTCCGTGTAGTAGCTGGTGTCTGTTGCGGCAGGGGATTGCTCAGTGTGGCTGTGGGGACGTTAGAGGTCGAGAGTCTTGCTCGCCAGGGTCAGCATCTGGTCGAAGTACGCCTCGTTGTCCGCAATGACGTTGTTGAAGTGGCCGAAGATTTCGAAACTAATGGTGCCCAGAATCTGAATCCATGCTGCGAGGCCCAGCGTGAAGAGCGACGGAGGGACTGTCGCGGCGTATTCTCTTGCGAGCTTTGTAAAATCAATCTCGAGCGATTCGCCTAGGTCGGGTTGGTTGACGCCAGCCTCGGGCTCCGAACTCTTGGCACTCTGAAGGATTGCGAGTAGTCGTCTGGTAACCCGCGTTGCCGGCACGATCGTGTCTTCTGGTGCTTTGTAGCCTGGGACAGGGGTGCCGTAGATGAGGGCGTACTCGTGGGGGTTGGCGAGGGCCCAGTTGCGCACGGCGTGACCGATCGTCTTGAAGCGCAACCCGAAGTCGTCGCGAGCGACCTTTGCCTCCGCCTTTTCGGCCGCAGCGCCAAGGGCGTTGTATGCATCGATGATCAACGCGGTGATGAGCGCTTCCCTGCTCGGAAAATATCGGTAGATAGCGGATGACGACATTTCTAAATCGCGGGTGATAGCTCTCACAGACAGCGATGCAGCGCCCACTTCCGCGAGTTGACGGCGAGCGGCAACCAGGATCTCTCGTGTCATTTCGGCGCGGACTCTCGCCCTTGCTGTTTGAGTGGCGTTTGGTGGCATGGTCCCATTGTGGCGGATAACGAGAGCGGTGGCAAGAAACGAGAGCAGTGCTCTTGCGAAACTGCGAGCACCGTGTCATACTGTGAGCAGTGCTCTCGCAGGGAGATCACTTTTTAGGAGGAAATTCATGGGGACACACGTTGTTGTCGGTGCCGGGCCTACCGGTGCTGGGACTGCCCGCAAGCTCGCTGACATGGGGCATGAAGTGGTTGTTGTAACCCGATCGGGTACAGAGATCAACCACTCCGAGATCAAGGCTAGGGCTATCGATGCCAACGACGCCGCGGCCCTGGCGGGTGTTGCTGACGACATCGAAGCCATATACAACTGCGCGAATCCTCCGTACTACGCATGGAGTGCGCAGTGGCCGCCGCTGGCGCAGTCTTTGTTGAGCACCGCCGAGCAGCACGACGCCGTTTTGGTAACGATGAGCAACCTTTACGGGTACGGACCTGTCAGCGAGCCGATGAGGGAATCCCATCCGTTAGCGGCTACGTATGCCAAGGGGCAGGTGCGGGCGCAGATGTGGCGCGATGCGCTTGCAGCCCACGACGCTGGGCGAGTCCGCGTGACCGAGGCGCGAGCTTCCGACTTCTTTGGGCCGGGTGTTGGACAATCGGCACACATGGGGTCCCGCATGGTCGATCGGGCGCTTGCCGGCAAGCCGGTTGCCGTAGTCGGAAATCCTGATGCCATACACAGTTGGACCGCAATGGACGACACAAC
The sequence above is a segment of the Acidobacteriota bacterium genome. Coding sequences within it:
- a CDS encoding TetR/AcrR family transcriptional regulator, whose amino-acid sequence is MPPNATQTARARVRAEMTREILVAARRQLAEVGAASLSVRAITRDLEMSSSAIYRYFPSREALITALIIDAYNALGAAAEKAEAKVARDDFGLRFKTIGHAVRNWALANPHEYALIYGTPVPGYKAPEDTIVPATRVTRRLLAILQSAKSSEPEAGVNQPDLGESLEIDFTKLAREYAATVPPSLFTLGLAAWIQILGTISFEIFGHFNNVIADNEAYFDQMLTLASKTLDL
- a CDS encoding NAD-dependent epimerase/dehydratase family protein, coding for MGTHVVVGAGPTGAGTARKLADMGHEVVVVTRSGTEINHSEIKARAIDANDAAALAGVADDIEAIYNCANPPYYAWSAQWPPLAQSLLSTAEQHDAVLVTMSNLYGYGPVSEPMRESHPLAATYAKGQVRAQMWRDALAAHDAGRVRVTEARASDFFGPGVGQSAHMGSRMVDRALAGKPVAVVGNPDAIHSWTAMDDTTTLLARLGTDGQAWGRAWHVPSAPPMSQREFIHLLCEVAGIDPVKVRGRTSFELWIAGVFSKTIREVGDVLYQLESPFVIDSSAATKTFGLQATPTRDVLSEVVALAKR
- a CDS encoding WxL domain-containing protein — encoded protein: MNTKRRIGATFAALSLVIVTAGLAYAETATVTVSGGTLSATVADVPLSSVTLDGTDQISTSASGSNSLSAQDSRGTGAGWNLTIDSTDFTDGGSPLRTIDISVVGQEFRIQLLDAKIGVTAGNTQPTSSVTALTTIPTTGVSTLKFTSIAADTGMGTYTMAPDFELDVAAETYVGSGTYTATITVTAGTGS